In Gemmatimonadaceae bacterium, the genomic stretch AGGAGACTCCATGATGTAAAGATAAACTCCCTTTTAGATCCCGCCCTGTAGTGGGTAAGAACTCTTCTCCTAACCTCAGGCTTATAGTCCCTGCTTTTGGGAGAATCACCAAACTATTGGAGGAACAGTCATGGCAACAAAGAAAGGTCGTAGAAGACCGGCGGGCAGTAAGTCCACCAGTCGCGCATCGTCCGCGGGCGGCGCGGATGCCACTCGCACGTCGTCCCCCATTGATGAAATGCTGCTCGCGGCACTCGAACGCGGCGACGACAGCTTCGAGACGGGACGTTTCCTCGTCACATTCAAAGAAGGCGCAGCCGAAGAGGGATTGCAGTCGTTGGGGGCGCAGGGGATGCGCGTCGCCGATGCACGAGATTTCGAAGGCCAGGCCGCTGATCTGGAGGCGGTTGGCGACGCCGACGCCGTTGTCTTCCCGGAGATCGGCGTCGCGGTCGTCGGTGGCGCATCGGCCCAGGAACGCAGCATGAGCGCCAGCGCGGAGATTGCCGCCGACAGCCCGGTCGAATCAATTGACCCGGAGCATTTCGTTTTCGTGGCCGGCACGCCCGGCGAGTACCTGCGTAGCTTCGCACAAGAGGCCGAAGCCAACCCGAACGAGTACCTGCGTGGTTTCCTCCGGGCTGCGGAGACGATTATTAAGGATTTGCGCGAGGCCGGACAGCCACAGTTGCAGGTCGAAGAAGAAGCGGTGGCGCTCGGCGCGACGTGGGGGCTTAACGCTTGCAGGGTTCCACAGAGCACGCGTAGCGGTGCAGGCATCAAGGTGGCAGTGCTCGATACAGGCATGGACTTGGGGCATCCGGACTTCACAGGCCGTCTCCCCGTCGGCCAGACGCGGAGCTTCGTAGGCCAGCCCGTACAGGACC encodes the following:
- a CDS encoding S8 family serine peptidase; translation: MATKKGRRRPAGSKSTSRASSAGGADATRTSSPIDEMLLAALERGDDSFETGRFLVTFKEGAAEEGLQSLGAQGMRVADARDFEGQAADLEAVGDADAVVFPEIGVAVVGGASAQERSMSASAEIAADSPVESIDPEHFVFVAGTPGEYLRSFAQEAEANPNEYLRGFLRAAETIIKDLREAGQPQLQVEEEAVALGATWGLNACRVPQSTRSGAGIKVAVLDTGMDLGHPDFTGRLPVGQTRSFVGQPVQDLHSHGTHCIGTACGPRAPAGSTPRYGIGFRSSIFVGKVLTNSGSSVDGSVLGGMNWALANRCEVISMSLSGRQSPVPAYTAAGQRALNNGLLMIAAAGNEALPAGAPANSPTIMSVASLDSNLRPSSFSNFGKIEIAGPGRDVFSSVPRPTRYGFKSGTSMACPHVAGCAALWAEASPILRGIALWNRLRATARPLPFPASRVGAGLVQAP